In Bradyrhizobium erythrophlei, a single genomic region encodes these proteins:
- a CDS encoding COG4315 family predicted lipoprotein has product MLRLAVLAAVLLLSAGDAFAHGEEPAPPPKKEAPLFPVKVVQTRKGMIFVNLDGMTLYTFDRDTSGNKSTCDGKCTERWRPLAAADDAEAKGDFTVITRSDGSKMWAYRYRPLYTFQSDHAPGDTFGSFDATNLWHVARPAF; this is encoded by the coding sequence TGCAGTGTTGGCAGCCGTTTTGTTGCTGTCGGCCGGTGACGCGTTCGCGCATGGCGAAGAGCCCGCGCCGCCGCCGAAGAAGGAAGCGCCGCTGTTTCCGGTAAAGGTGGTGCAGACCCGAAAGGGCATGATCTTCGTCAATCTCGACGGCATGACGCTCTACACGTTCGACCGCGACACCTCCGGCAACAAGTCGACCTGCGACGGCAAATGCACTGAACGCTGGAGGCCGCTCGCCGCCGCCGACGATGCCGAGGCCAAGGGCGATTTCACCGTGATCACCCGCAGCGACGGCAGCAAGATGTGGGCCTATCGCTATCGCCCGCTCTATACGTTCCAATCGGATCACGCGCCCGGCGACACCTTCGGATCGTTTGACGCGACCAATCTCTGGCACGTCGCCCGCCCCGCGTTCTGA